A window of the Cystobacter fuscus genome harbors these coding sequences:
- a CDS encoding NUDIX hydrolase — MSGGRAWQGNVKARLYERVRERGYDSLTAFAEARPTVPLHLLAEELGRDDVAGVQVLSGLLAEAERRKQVTRFVRDVFTRLWSESVPDGWPTVMDDDNRFKVAEALGSWIAYTPETHKNRARKVSDALLATPPPPGWVPRGPDDELLLTLLPDEEV, encoded by the coding sequence ATGAGCGGCGGACGTGCGTGGCAGGGCAACGTGAAAGCGCGCCTGTATGAGCGGGTCCGCGAGCGAGGTTACGACTCGCTCACCGCCTTCGCTGAGGCGCGCCCCACCGTCCCTTTACACTTGCTGGCTGAGGAATTAGGCAGGGACGACGTTGCCGGGGTTCAGGTCTTGAGTGGGCTGCTCGCCGAGGCGGAGAGGCGTAAGCAGGTCACGCGGTTTGTACGCGACGTTTTCACGCGCCTGTGGTCCGAGAGCGTTCCCGACGGTTGGCCGACAGTGATGGACGACGACAACCGTTTCAAAGTTGCTGAGGCACTCGGTTCGTGGATTGCCTACACCCCAGAAACCCATAAGAACCGCGCCAGGAAGGTCAGCGATGCGCTTCTCGCTACGCCACCGCCGCCCGGCTGGGTCCCTCGCGGGCCAGACGACGAGCTGCTGCTCACGCTCCTACCCGACGAGGAAGTCTGA
- a CDS encoding NUDIX hydrolase has product MTDGRSWDGNWKVRLYERVRERGYDSLTAFAEARPTVSLVALAEELGPDDIAGVQVFSGLLAEAERSRRITRLMRGLLVRELWSCLPNGWPAVLDDANRFKVAKALGVWEALTPETHEQRVDKAGDALLATPPPSGWLPRGPDDELLITLLPDEEV; this is encoded by the coding sequence ATGACTGACGGACGCTCCTGGGACGGCAACTGGAAGGTGCGCCTGTACGAGCGGGTCCGCGAGCGAGGCTACGACTCGCTCACCGCCTTCGCCGAGGCGCGCCCCACTGTCTCGCTGGTGGCGCTGGCCGAGGAGCTTGGCCCGGACGACATCGCGGGAGTGCAGGTGTTCAGCGGGTTGCTTGCCGAGGCGGAGCGAAGCCGCCGGATCACGCGCCTCATGCGCGGCCTGCTCGTGCGAGAACTGTGGTCGTGTCTCCCAAACGGTTGGCCAGCCGTGCTCGACGATGCAAACCGCTTCAAGGTCGCGAAGGCACTCGGCGTGTGGGAAGCCTTAACCCCAGAAACTCATGAGCAGCGCGTCGACAAGGCCGGCGATGCACTCCTCGCCACGCCACCGCCTTCCGGATGGCTCCCGCGTGGACCTGACGACGAACTACTGATCACGCTCCTGCCCGACGAGGAAGTCTGA
- a CDS encoding NUDIX hydrolase, whose amino-acid sequence MSGGRAWQGNVKARLYERVRERGYDSLTAFAEARPTSSLVELADELGTDDIAAVQVFSGLVAEAERSRKVTRLVRGQLVRELAEALPNGWPAVMDDEARLEVAMALGSWFGFTPVTHQERVDRVSNALLATPPPPGWRPLGPDDELLLTLLPDKEV is encoded by the coding sequence ATGAGCGGCGGACGTGCGTGGCAGGGCAACGTGAAAGCGCGCCTGTATGAGCGGGTCCGCGAGCGAGGTTACGACTCGCTCACCGCCTTCGCCGAGGCGCGCCCCACCTCTTCGCTGGTGGAGCTGGCGGACGAGCTTGGTACTGATGACATCGCGGCAGTGCAGGTGTTCAGCGGGTTGGTGGCCGAGGCGGAGCGAAGCCGCAAAGTCACACGTTTGGTACGCGGGCAACTCGTGCGCGAACTCGCTGAGGCACTCCCCAACGGCTGGCCGGCCGTAATGGACGACGAAGCCCGCCTGGAAGTTGCTATGGCGCTCGGCTCCTGGTTTGGCTTCACTCCAGTGACTCATCAGGAGCGCGTCGATCGGGTCAGCAATGCGCTCCTCGCCACGCCACCACCGCCCGGCTGGCGCCCGCTCGGCCCCGACGACGAGCTGCTACTCACGCTCCTGCCTGACAAGGAAGTCTGA
- a CDS encoding DUF4328 domain-containing protein: MEASPSSKNRAKRAVLSLRILAALGMFKLIVNVWGVILWDVVLPSRPDSRYVDIYVPTVWFVAGAFYVLLSLTAVACLMWVHAVVRQMNVWGANVGATPTWAVVCWFVPFVNLIKPLMIVRRIVEELGGRGLVAALKLRVWWGALLLSRILYGVLQSLMRPVLVSLLVTTKLLVEIGFWTCALIAVFLTLRILREVQMRLESRRNCF, translated from the coding sequence ATGGAGGCAAGCCCTTCCTCGAAAAATCGCGCCAAGCGTGCTGTGTTGTCCCTGCGTATCTTGGCGGCATTGGGGATGTTCAAACTGATCGTCAATGTCTGGGGGGTCATCCTGTGGGATGTGGTTCTGCCTAGTCGCCCAGACTCCAGATATGTGGACATTTACGTGCCGACCGTGTGGTTTGTGGCAGGTGCGTTTTATGTGCTCTTGTCGCTCACGGCTGTTGCCTGTTTGATGTGGGTGCACGCCGTCGTCCGGCAGATGAATGTGTGGGGTGCCAACGTGGGGGCAACGCCAACATGGGCCGTGGTTTGCTGGTTCGTACCCTTTGTGAATCTCATCAAGCCGCTTATGATTGTGCGGAGAATTGTTGAGGAATTGGGGGGCCGCGGGTTGGTCGCCGCGCTGAAACTGCGCGTTTGGTGGGGGGCATTGCTCCTCTCGCGGATCCTGTACGGCGTTCTCCAATCTCTAATGCGCCCTGTCTTGGTCTCGCTGCTCGTAACCACAAAGCTCCTAGTCGAGATTGGTTTCTGGACGTGCGCCCTCATTGCTGTATTCCTCACTCTCCGGATACTCCGCGAGGTGCAAATGCGGCTCGAATCTCGCCGGAATTGCTTTTGA
- a CDS encoding DUF2381 family protein, translating to MLPASPVGLLALALASTPADVSAATAVDECESQSPRIELSAFPSAKSPVVCIGSGLTINFRFDAPLQRESLKLEDRGWFLDWAVGQQTVTLVPRDNLVAGRRTDVTVCFADDAAPPCTTLVLLVHPGLGMQEVKVLRQARSVAYFQQMADEAQDEVQQLRAEVQQLRSERSVPDGLRGALASGLVDGDRGVAVKDLTWDVKEKEGNALIHRTVTSYRAKERVAVEVYLTNLGTMPWTAAGAVLRSAKGEVLKPLPLWPPEPVLPATPGEELKRGRVVVEVLATEKEAQGTYTLILWDAERQRTVTLGNVTFP from the coding sequence GTGCTCCCCGCCTCTCCTGTCGGCCTCCTGGCGCTGGCGCTCGCGTCCACTCCTGCCGACGTGTCCGCGGCTACGGCCGTGGATGAGTGTGAGTCACAGAGCCCGCGCATCGAGTTATCCGCCTTCCCCTCCGCCAAGTCTCCCGTGGTGTGCATCGGCTCGGGCTTGACCATCAACTTCCGCTTTGACGCGCCCCTCCAGCGGGAGTCCCTGAAGCTCGAGGACCGGGGCTGGTTCCTGGACTGGGCAGTGGGACAGCAGACCGTCACGCTGGTTCCCCGCGACAACCTGGTTGCTGGAAGACGGACCGACGTGACGGTGTGCTTTGCGGACGATGCCGCACCGCCATGCACCACCCTCGTGCTCCTCGTGCATCCCGGCCTCGGCATGCAGGAGGTGAAGGTGCTGCGTCAGGCACGCTCGGTGGCCTACTTCCAGCAGATGGCGGATGAAGCCCAGGATGAGGTTCAGCAGCTTCGGGCAGAGGTACAGCAACTTCGTTCTGAACGTAGCGTGCCGGACGGATTAAGAGGCGCCCTCGCCTCCGGCCTGGTGGATGGCGACAGGGGTGTTGCCGTCAAGGACCTGACGTGGGACGTGAAGGAGAAAGAGGGCAACGCTCTTATCCATCGCACCGTGACGAGTTACCGCGCCAAGGAGCGGGTCGCGGTGGAGGTGTACCTCACGAATCTGGGCACGATGCCTTGGACGGCGGCGGGTGCGGTGCTGCGTAGCGCCAAGGGCGAGGTGTTGAAGCCGCTCCCACTCTGGCCGCCCGAGCCCGTTCTTCCTGCCACCCCAGGAGAGGAGCTCAAGCGGGGCCGCGTCGTGGTGGAGGTACTGGCCACGGAGAAGGAGGCCCAGGGCACGTACACGCTCATCCTCTGGGATGCGGAGCGACAGCGCACGGTCACTCTCGGCAACGTGACGTTCCCGTAG
- a CDS encoding serine/threonine protein kinase, with translation MQAPPFKPPEYGDMVGNYRVEEKLGDGGFGFVYKVERAGRYFAMKVIRARELESWGQREITILRYVVHENVVRFRACDRWPDPDHGYLCFIMDLVVGRTLEQWALEENPTARQVVRILLEVALALADIFKQGVLHRDLKRENILIRDSDGRPVLVDFGIGYLAGEPTITGERYLPGTDEYRTPEFVRHEQDTSKGKVGYRPDVGDELWALGVTLYWLLTDVLPFGHRAEGGLYDRILTQTPPAPHERNPRVPPALGVMCMRMLEKGRAARFPDYVALCGALDAALVAAQKDERWDVPLMDPDAPDATPTVKVPGMGPPAGEEQAGLVWKADRPRRGRKAAQKLQPVLESDGTPAVFAPLPAKVAEPAAPAKVAQAAASPAEALVAVLAEVAPQHAWEGLPPPVPESALPSAPPAAVARAAPAPRQALPPHATRASAEGAWPPPAGTRARLLHEPRHASGAHPGDGVPPSRRAPLGGGCAGPGERQRVGGAYAPGARLAFHGAVGGFGFTTCRVSAAEPYCPGLCRP, from the coding sequence ATGCAAGCCCCGCCCTTCAAGCCCCCTGAGTACGGTGACATGGTGGGGAACTACCGTGTGGAGGAGAAGCTGGGCGACGGTGGCTTCGGCTTCGTCTACAAGGTGGAGCGCGCGGGCCGTTACTTCGCCATGAAAGTCATCCGCGCCCGCGAGTTGGAGAGCTGGGGCCAGCGGGAAATCACCATCCTCCGGTACGTGGTGCACGAGAACGTCGTCCGCTTCCGGGCGTGTGACAGGTGGCCGGACCCGGACCATGGTTACCTGTGCTTCATCATGGACCTCGTCGTGGGCCGGACGCTCGAGCAATGGGCGCTGGAGGAGAACCCCACGGCGCGCCAGGTGGTGCGCATTCTCCTCGAGGTGGCGCTCGCGCTCGCGGACATTTTCAAGCAGGGAGTGCTGCACCGGGACTTGAAGCGGGAGAACATCCTCATTCGGGACTCGGACGGGCGGCCTGTCCTCGTGGACTTCGGCATTGGCTACCTGGCGGGCGAGCCCACCATTACCGGCGAGCGCTACCTGCCGGGGACGGACGAGTACCGCACGCCCGAATTCGTCCGCCATGAGCAGGACACCTCCAAGGGCAAGGTGGGCTATAGGCCCGACGTGGGCGACGAGCTGTGGGCCCTCGGCGTCACCCTCTACTGGCTCCTCACCGACGTGCTGCCCTTTGGCCACCGCGCTGAAGGGGGCCTCTACGACAGGATTCTCACCCAGACGCCGCCCGCGCCTCACGAGCGCAACCCGCGCGTGCCCCCGGCACTCGGCGTCATGTGCATGCGCATGTTGGAGAAGGGGAGGGCGGCGCGCTTTCCCGACTACGTGGCGCTCTGCGGCGCATTGGACGCCGCCCTCGTCGCGGCGCAGAAGGACGAGCGCTGGGACGTGCCGCTGATGGACCCGGACGCGCCGGACGCGACGCCCACGGTGAAGGTGCCCGGCATGGGGCCCCCGGCAGGGGAGGAGCAGGCGGGCCTCGTGTGGAAGGCGGACCGCCCTCGGCGTGGGCGCAAGGCCGCTCAGAAGCTGCAACCTGTGCTCGAGAGCGACGGCACCCCGGCCGTCTTCGCCCCCCTACCGGCGAAGGTGGCCGAGCCTGCGGCCCCCGCGAAGGTGGCGCAGGCCGCGGCCTCGCCCGCCGAGGCCCTCGTGGCGGTGTTGGCCGAAGTGGCGCCGCAACACGCCTGGGAAGGCCTGCCGCCGCCGGTGCCCGAGTCCGCCCTTCCGTCTGCACCGCCAGCGGCTGTGGCCCGGGCGGCACCAGCTCCACGGCAGGCCCTGCCCCCCCACGCAACCCGCGCCTCCGCGGAAGGCGCGTGGCCCCCTCCGGCGGGCACTCGCGCGCGTCTTCTCCACGAGCCTCGGCATGCTTCCGGTGCGCACCCCGGCGATGGCGTCCCTCCCTCTCGCCGCGCTCCTCTTGGTGGTGGGTGCGCTGGCCCTGGCGAGCGCCAGCGTGTGGGGGGTGCATACGCGCCCGGCGCCCGGCTCGCCTTCCACGGCGCGGTCGGTGGCTTCGGCTTCACCACTTGTCGAGTCTCTGCGGCAGAGCCCTACTGCCCAGGCCTGTGCCGTCCGTGA
- a CDS encoding helix-turn-helix domain-containing protein: MEPQELQKSLGGVCRVARERLRLTQAQVAKQACLAPNVYGRIERGGMMPSVPTLRKLAVALGISADVLLELSRADVAPSLAAPTPEGSLSQELRQLVRMLRGWSPGEVKRLMRVAKVLEGPPDE, encoded by the coding sequence ATGGAACCTCAAGAACTCCAGAAGTCCCTCGGCGGCGTGTGCCGCGTGGCACGCGAGCGGCTGCGGCTCACCCAGGCCCAGGTGGCGAAGCAGGCCTGCCTCGCTCCCAACGTCTATGGCCGGATTGAGCGTGGCGGCATGATGCCGTCCGTCCCCACGCTGCGGAAGCTGGCCGTTGCCCTCGGCATCTCCGCGGACGTGCTGCTGGAGTTGAGCCGGGCCGACGTGGCGCCCTCCCTGGCGGCACCAACCCCCGAGGGCAGCCTCTCTCAGGAGTTGCGGCAGCTCGTGCGCATGCTGCGCGGGTGGAGCCCCGGCGAGGTGAAGCGGTTGATGCGCGTGGCGAAGGTGCTGGAGGGCCCGCCCGACGAGTAG
- a CDS encoding helix-turn-helix domain-containing protein codes for MAHANKKKAPLATQVGTAAREARLRAGLTQEELAERAELATEVYGRLERGLMLPSLPSLLRLCRVLRVDANTLLGFSTEKPPAWLVESPPASSEPPALRRLLRTARLLTPKQLTVLGNAAQAMVPRPRWQAAWASPRLSTAASSGGT; via the coding sequence GTGGCCCACGCCAACAAGAAGAAGGCGCCGCTTGCCACCCAAGTGGGGACGGCTGCACGCGAAGCGCGCTTGCGCGCCGGGTTGACTCAGGAAGAGCTGGCCGAGCGGGCCGAGCTCGCGACGGAAGTGTATGGGCGCCTGGAGCGCGGCCTCATGCTTCCAAGCCTTCCTTCGCTGCTGCGGTTGTGCCGCGTGCTGCGGGTGGACGCCAACACCCTGCTGGGCTTTTCCACCGAGAAGCCCCCCGCCTGGCTCGTGGAATCCCCTCCGGCTTCGAGTGAGCCACCAGCCCTCCGACGGCTCCTCCGCACGGCGCGCCTGTTGACGCCCAAACAGCTCACCGTGCTCGGCAATGCCGCCCAGGCCATGGTGCCCAGGCCCAGGTGGCAAGCTGCATGGGCCTCGCCACGGCTGTCTACGGCCGCATCGAGCGGGGGTACATGA
- a CDS encoding protein kinase domain-containing protein: MRPSLGRSSAAASRSSSPSWCCGLTAGGLKPHKPFQVGDFRYEAVRPLVVHPDYDTLLLATREPLQGGSVKLVVLKPIVMEHGREARHRALEEVSLSKALRHPNIATVYGYVVHDELPYIVMEHLRGCFLLTLMDAAWLVGRRLSPDFAAYVAAEVADALDYAHRCEDDEGHPLKLVHRAVGPMRIRLGDNGRVKLTNFGAAYSELLGRIPTRRGLLRGDPAYIAPEILLGFVKPEARQRDPLTPRKLDGRADIFSLGLVLLEMLLSRYPLDPPDKLWEDLEERFPSEVRAERSTLLPLETLANRVLHFGPDEVECAAKELPGPLRKVVSDLRKLAAHPDVEQGVLPEPPDLKSDEPGGVH, translated from the coding sequence ATGAGGCCGTCCCTCGGTCGGAGCTCAGCCGCCGCGTCCAGGAGTTCCAGCCCCTCGTGGTGCTGCGGCCTGACGGCCGGCGGACTCAAGCCGCACAAGCCCTTCCAGGTGGGCGACTTCCGCTACGAGGCGGTGCGCCCCCTCGTCGTCCACCCCGACTACGACACCCTCCTGCTCGCCACGAGAGAGCCGCTCCAAGGCGGCTCGGTGAAACTCGTCGTCCTCAAGCCCATCGTCATGGAGCATGGGCGTGAGGCCCGACACCGAGCCTTGGAGGAGGTGAGCCTCTCCAAGGCCTTGCGCCACCCCAACATCGCCACCGTGTACGGGTATGTGGTGCACGACGAGCTGCCCTACATCGTCATGGAGCACCTGCGTGGCTGCTTCCTCCTCACCCTCATGGACGCGGCCTGGTTGGTGGGGCGCAGGCTGAGTCCCGATTTCGCGGCGTACGTCGCCGCGGAGGTGGCGGACGCGCTCGACTACGCGCACCGCTGCGAGGACGACGAAGGCCACCCCCTCAAGCTCGTCCACCGCGCCGTGGGGCCCATGCGCATCCGCTTGGGGGACAATGGCCGCGTCAAGCTCACCAACTTCGGTGCCGCCTACTCGGAGTTGCTCGGCCGCATTCCCACCCGGCGGGGGCTGCTCCGGGGAGACCCGGCCTACATCGCCCCGGAAATCCTCCTCGGCTTCGTCAAGCCGGAGGCTCGCCAGAGAGACCCACTCACGCCCCGGAAGTTGGATGGCCGGGCCGACATCTTCTCTCTCGGCCTGGTGCTGCTGGAGATGCTGCTCTCCCGCTACCCGTTGGACCCTCCCGACAAGCTGTGGGAGGACCTCGAGGAGCGCTTCCCATCCGAGGTGCGCGCCGAGCGCTCCACGCTGCTGCCGCTGGAGACGCTCGCCAACCGCGTGCTGCACTTCGGCCCGGACGAGGTGGAGTGCGCGGCCAAGGAGCTGCCCGGGCCCCTGCGGAAGGTGGTTTCTGATCTGCGCAAGCTGGCGGCCCACCCGGACGTGGAGCAAGGCGTCCTTCCCGAGCCCCCGGACCTCAAGTCCGACGAGCCCGGCGGAGTCCACTGA
- the mug gene encoding G/U mismatch-specific DNA glycosylase — protein sequence MQDVIAPGLKVLFCGINPSVYSAVVRHHFARPGNRFWPALYASGFTDRLLSPHEQGELLVRGYGITNVVEEASVAADSLTARDYAEGGRKLEAKVRRYQPRYLAVLGIGAWRTAFGKPKALLGLQSELLAGTRVWVLPNPSGLNAHYRPADLARMFRELRLAVAAGG from the coding sequence ATGCAGGACGTCATCGCTCCCGGCCTGAAGGTCCTCTTCTGCGGCATCAACCCGAGCGTGTACTCGGCCGTCGTGCGCCACCACTTCGCGAGGCCGGGCAACCGCTTCTGGCCGGCGCTGTACGCCTCGGGCTTCACGGACCGGTTGCTCTCCCCCCACGAGCAGGGGGAGTTGCTCGTGCGTGGCTACGGCATCACCAACGTGGTGGAGGAGGCGTCGGTCGCGGCGGACTCGCTGACGGCGCGGGACTACGCCGAGGGCGGTCGGAAGCTGGAGGCCAAGGTGCGGCGCTACCAACCGCGCTACCTGGCGGTGCTGGGCATTGGCGCGTGGCGCACGGCGTTCGGCAAGCCGAAGGCCCTGCTGGGATTGCAATCGGAGCTGCTGGCGGGCACCCGCGTCTGGGTGCTTCCCAATCCGAGCGGACTCAACGCGCACTACCGCCCCGCGGACCTGGCGCGGATGTTCCGCGAGCTGCGTCTGGCGGTGGCGGCGGGCGGCTAA
- a CDS encoding pyridoxal-dependent decarboxylase, with amino-acid sequence MSDAREKAVPHLSPEEFRRLGHRMVDWIADYWARLESFPVRAAVAPGEVAAKLPAHAPEEGLEGAEGWEAIFRDLEDVVLPGLTHWQSPSFFAYFPSNASGPAVLGELLSAGLGVQGMLWSTSPAATELETRVLDWLGELLGLPATFLSSSGTGGSVIQGTASEAALVALVAARERARRALGREAEWVAYTSTQTHSSVLKAAMLAGVANGAQDSVHVRQIDTDAGYALRPDLLEKAVREDLAAGRQPLFVCASLGTTSSGAMDPVRAVGEVWERTGVRASGGWLHVDAAWAGSALVCPEYAALRDGLDVADSFAFNPHKWLLTNFDCNAFYTRDRKALVDALSVTPEYLRNAASASGAVIDYRDWQVPLGRRFRALKLWFVLRHYGARGLRTYLREHIRLAERFAAWVEEDARFELAVPRSLALVCFRLKPRPGEVPGDTDTRNRLLLERLNASGQAFLSHTVLPGVDGAPARYVLRLAIGAVRTEERHVRAVWERLVALAGSGE; translated from the coding sequence ATGAGCGATGCGCGTGAGAAGGCGGTGCCCCACCTGAGCCCGGAGGAGTTCCGGCGACTGGGTCACCGGATGGTGGATTGGATCGCCGACTACTGGGCGCGGCTGGAGTCCTTCCCCGTGCGCGCGGCGGTGGCGCCGGGCGAGGTGGCGGCGAAGCTGCCCGCGCATGCGCCCGAGGAGGGCCTCGAGGGCGCCGAGGGCTGGGAGGCCATCTTCCGCGACCTGGAGGACGTGGTGCTGCCGGGCCTCACCCACTGGCAGTCCCCTTCTTTCTTCGCCTACTTCCCGTCCAATGCCTCGGGGCCCGCGGTGCTCGGCGAGCTGCTGTCCGCGGGCCTGGGCGTGCAGGGCATGCTCTGGTCCACCAGCCCCGCCGCCACCGAGCTGGAGACGCGTGTGCTGGACTGGCTGGGCGAGCTGCTCGGCCTGCCCGCCACCTTCCTCTCGAGCTCGGGCACGGGGGGAAGTGTCATCCAGGGCACCGCCAGCGAGGCCGCGCTCGTGGCGTTGGTGGCGGCGCGCGAGCGGGCGCGGCGCGCGCTCGGCCGCGAGGCGGAGTGGGTGGCCTATACCTCCACCCAGACGCACTCCTCCGTGCTCAAGGCGGCCATGCTCGCGGGCGTGGCGAACGGAGCGCAGGACAGCGTGCACGTGCGGCAGATCGACACGGATGCCGGCTACGCCCTGCGCCCGGACCTGCTGGAGAAGGCGGTGCGCGAGGATCTGGCCGCGGGCCGCCAGCCCCTCTTCGTGTGCGCGTCCCTGGGGACGACGTCCTCCGGAGCGATGGATCCGGTGCGCGCCGTGGGCGAGGTGTGGGAGCGCACCGGGGTGCGCGCCTCGGGCGGGTGGCTGCACGTGGACGCGGCGTGGGCGGGCTCGGCGCTGGTGTGCCCCGAGTACGCGGCCCTGCGTGACGGGCTGGACGTGGCGGACTCCTTTGCCTTCAACCCGCACAAGTGGCTGCTCACCAACTTCGACTGCAACGCCTTCTACACGAGGGATCGCAAGGCCCTGGTCGACGCGCTGAGCGTGACGCCCGAGTACCTGCGCAACGCGGCCAGCGCGAGCGGCGCGGTCATCGACTACCGGGACTGGCAGGTGCCGCTCGGCCGCCGCTTCCGCGCGCTGAAGCTGTGGTTCGTGCTGCGCCACTATGGGGCCCGGGGGCTGCGCACGTACCTGCGCGAGCACATCCGGCTGGCGGAGCGCTTCGCCGCGTGGGTCGAGGAGGACGCGCGCTTCGAGCTGGCCGTGCCCCGCTCGCTCGCCCTGGTGTGCTTCCGGCTCAAGCCCCGGCCGGGCGAGGTGCCGGGGGACACGGACACGCGCAACCGCCTGCTGCTGGAGCGGCTCAACGCGAGCGGCCAGGCGTTCCTTTCCCATACGGTGCTGCCCGGCGTGGACGGGGCGCCGGCGCGCTATGTGTTGCGCCTGGCCATCGGCGCGGTGCGCACCGAGGAGCGGCATGTGCGCGCGGTCTGGGAGCGGCTCGTGGCGCTCGCGGGGAGTGGGGAATAG
- a CDS encoding polysaccharide lyase, with protein sequence MRRLPLALFAVLMPGLSWAGVVWRGDFETGGITQYTRAQRVSADRLQIVQSPAFQGRYALKATVRQGDDPIDSSGNRNELVYMGQEKEGSEYYYRWQVMFPTDYPSVDAWQVFTQWHHSGCCGSPPVEFFVKGEEMRLTLSDSVTPWKTKLVRGVWHDFVFHVKWSSSASVGFVELWLNGQRVLSKYKYATLYEGDGVYLKLGLYRSDTVKPVGVVYHDGYTQATQLADVMPPPAPPPTPVDAGTPAPVDAGTPAPTDAGTPGPVDASTPGSGPGTETPPAGETPVDSSSPTPGTGTVLPPPGEQAHAVGCSSTGGALGVLALWGLAGLLRRWRRW encoded by the coding sequence TTGAGAAGACTCCCGCTTGCGCTGTTCGCCGTGTTGATGCCGGGCCTGTCATGGGCGGGTGTCGTCTGGAGGGGAGACTTCGAGACGGGAGGCATCACCCAGTACACCCGCGCGCAACGGGTGAGCGCGGACCGGTTGCAGATCGTGCAGTCGCCCGCCTTCCAGGGCCGCTACGCCCTCAAGGCCACGGTGCGTCAGGGCGATGATCCCATCGACTCGAGCGGCAATCGCAACGAGCTCGTCTACATGGGGCAGGAGAAGGAGGGCTCGGAGTACTACTACCGCTGGCAGGTGATGTTCCCCACGGACTACCCGAGCGTGGACGCGTGGCAGGTCTTCACCCAGTGGCACCACTCGGGGTGCTGTGGCTCGCCGCCGGTGGAGTTCTTCGTCAAGGGCGAGGAGATGCGGCTCACGCTCTCCGACAGCGTCACGCCCTGGAAGACGAAGCTCGTGCGCGGCGTGTGGCACGACTTCGTCTTCCACGTGAAGTGGTCCTCGAGCGCGTCCGTGGGCTTCGTGGAGCTGTGGCTCAATGGCCAGCGTGTGTTGTCCAAGTACAAGTACGCCACGCTGTACGAGGGCGATGGCGTCTACCTGAAGCTGGGCCTCTACCGCAGCGACACCGTGAAGCCCGTGGGCGTCGTCTACCACGATGGCTACACGCAGGCGACGCAACTGGCGGACGTGATGCCCCCTCCAGCACCCCCGCCCACGCCGGTGGACGCGGGCACGCCGGCTCCCGTGGACGCGGGCACTCCGGCACCGACGGACGCGGGGACTCCGGGGCCGGTGGACGCGAGCACGCCCGGATCCGGGCCCGGGACGGAGACGCCTCCAGCGGGTGAGACACCGGTGGACTCCTCGTCGCCCACGCCGGGAACGGGAACCGTGCTTCCGCCGCCGGGGGAGCAGGCCCACGCCGTCGGGTGCTCGAGCACCGGCGGGGCGCTCGGAGTCCTGGCGCTGTGGGGGCTCGCGGGACTGCTGCGGCGGTGGCGGCGCTGGTAG
- a CDS encoding methyltransferase translates to MNSQDEALIELGRALRSAGYHFITVTPETHRRVNARHSSETARSLRDVFGWNRPFAAQVLPSPMLALLDRARMVEKQPDGRLRSLVRYSSLGPGLYLHEAYPTTNKDAVFFGPDTYRFASLLARVPGHFRRAVDVGCGSGAGGLSIAHRVDTLVLADVNERALRFSRINAALNGVSHVEVLTSDALGGVPGEVDLVIANPPYLVDEGARTYRDGGGPHGVDLSVRFTQEALRRLSPRGTLVLYSGAPVVDGEDQLHSALAPVLAEARAHFQYEELDPDVFGEELEQRPYANVERIAVVSLVATRPA, encoded by the coding sequence GTGAATTCCCAGGACGAGGCCCTCATCGAGCTCGGACGCGCGCTGCGCTCCGCCGGCTACCACTTCATCACCGTGACGCCCGAGACCCACCGACGCGTCAATGCCCGCCACTCCTCGGAGACGGCGCGCTCGCTGCGCGATGTGTTTGGCTGGAATCGCCCCTTCGCCGCGCAGGTGCTGCCCTCCCCCATGCTGGCGCTGTTGGACCGCGCGCGGATGGTGGAGAAACAACCCGATGGGCGGCTGCGCAGCCTCGTGCGCTACTCCAGCCTGGGCCCGGGGCTCTACCTCCACGAGGCCTATCCGACCACGAACAAGGACGCCGTCTTCTTCGGTCCGGACACCTACCGCTTCGCCTCCCTGCTCGCGCGCGTGCCGGGCCACTTCCGGCGCGCGGTGGACGTGGGCTGTGGCTCGGGGGCTGGCGGCCTGTCCATCGCCCACCGGGTGGACACGCTCGTGCTCGCCGACGTGAACGAGCGGGCGCTGCGCTTCTCGCGCATCAACGCCGCGCTCAACGGGGTGTCCCACGTGGAGGTGCTCACGAGCGATGCGCTGGGCGGCGTGCCGGGCGAGGTGGATCTCGTCATCGCCAACCCGCCCTACCTGGTGGACGAGGGCGCGCGCACGTACCGCGATGGTGGCGGCCCCCACGGCGTGGACCTGTCCGTGCGCTTCACCCAGGAGGCCCTGCGCCGCCTGTCGCCCCGCGGCACGCTCGTGCTCTACAGCGGCGCGCCCGTGGTGGACGGCGAGGACCAGTTGCACTCGGCACTCGCTCCAGTGCTCGCCGAGGCCCGGGCCCACTTCCAGTACGAGGAGTTGGATCCGGATGTCTTCGGCGAGGAGCTGGAACAGCGGCCCTACGCGAACGTGGAGCGCATCGCCGTGGTGTCGCTGGTGGCCACGCGCCCGGCGTGA